One part of the Treponema sp. OMZ 787 genome encodes these proteins:
- a CDS encoding PsbP-related protein codes for MKKKLSMLFFVLILISYLSSQDYYTDEFKDFTFEMPDGWETMTYPGLKYKIIYGESVNGQNQNMIFISEEVSGSMDEVVNEYLSSQKNPDDPASDSTVITQEKFENNYNLECRKLIMELHEENDLVKHYFYLFKHNNILYICAAALSHDVEPEILEMLDASMKSFQVLDKKEEE; via the coding sequence ATGAAAAAAAAATTATCGATGCTTTTTTTTGTACTTATACTAATTTCTTATCTGTCATCTCAAGATTATTATACGGATGAATTTAAGGATTTTACATTTGAAATGCCGGACGGTTGGGAGACTATGACTTATCCTGGCCTGAAATATAAGATAATATACGGAGAATCGGTAAACGGCCAAAATCAAAATATGATTTTTATTTCCGAAGAAGTTTCGGGTTCAATGGATGAAGTTGTGAATGAGTATTTATCCAGCCAAAAAAATCCTGATGATCCGGCTTCCGATTCTACAGTAATAACGCAAGAGAAATTTGAAAATAATTATAATTTGGAATGCCGAAAACTTATAATGGAATTACATGAAGAAAACGATCTTGTAAAACATTATTTTTATTTGTTTAAGCATAACAATATTCTTTATATATGTGCTGCTGCCTTATCTCATGATGTTGAGCCTGAAATTTTGGAAATGCTTGATGCATCTATGAAATCATTTCAAGTTCTCGATAAAAAAGAGGAAGAGTAA
- a CDS encoding amidase domain-containing protein: MEKKEKKAKYFFILFIIILWIVAIVKLYPIIKEFKEGKTALNKNDVKIKSKPKKENSKEELFFKRYVESLYSTYYDILNVSVYDYTPDDENYDPNARFYFVVIEKKLKFNSVYQLPFVAGMKTALENFKKNKNALHQYNKRTTELKKYIGKKQIENNIFKITFTEKDNFENIKIEIATYHTKIDAFSLKPPEPEVIMQNGFDFIKYHTKNNSKKTGYNNAAAVAYANRYTSNPLNMSSDISVWNPEYKTYDNDCANFVSQCIHAGGIPTTASWYPESLIWIRTGSPRYTSKGITDYMQQKNIFYETNHSAASEGGFICLTKESHVVLITSNDSITILFNGHTNDRKQVSFPYLHESEAIYLTPNN, encoded by the coding sequence ATGGAAAAAAAAGAAAAAAAAGCAAAATACTTTTTTATTCTCTTTATAATTATACTGTGGATAGTTGCAATTGTTAAATTATATCCGATAATCAAAGAATTTAAAGAAGGAAAAACGGCTTTAAATAAAAATGATGTCAAAATAAAGTCAAAACCTAAAAAAGAAAATTCTAAAGAGGAATTATTTTTTAAAAGATATGTTGAAAGTTTGTATTCAACATATTACGATATTCTAAATGTTTCCGTTTACGATTATACACCTGATGATGAAAATTATGATCCGAATGCTCGATTCTATTTTGTTGTAATAGAAAAAAAGTTGAAGTTTAATTCTGTTTATCAGCTGCCCTTTGTTGCCGGAATGAAAACAGCTCTTGAAAATTTTAAAAAAAATAAAAATGCTTTACACCAATATAATAAAAGAACTACAGAATTAAAAAAGTATATAGGCAAAAAACAAATTGAAAACAATATTTTTAAGATAACATTTACCGAAAAGGATAATTTTGAAAACATAAAAATCGAAATAGCAACCTATCATACAAAAATAGATGCTTTTTCTTTAAAACCTCCCGAGCCGGAGGTAATTATGCAAAACGGTTTTGATTTTATAAAATATCATACTAAAAATAATTCAAAAAAAACGGGTTACAATAATGCGGCTGCCGTGGCTTATGCAAACAGATACACATCTAATCCGTTAAATATGTCGAGCGATATTTCTGTTTGGAATCCCGAATACAAAACATATGACAATGACTGTGCAAATTTTGTTTCTCAATGCATCCATGCAGGAGGTATTCCTACAACAGCTTCTTGGTATCCGGAAAGTTTAATTTGGATCAGAACAGGCAGTCCCAGATATACAAGCAAAGGAATAACGGATTATATGCAGCAAAAAAATATTTTTTATGAAACAAATCACTCTGCTGCAAGTGAGGGCGGTTTTATCTGTCTTACAAAAGAATCCCATGTTGTGTTGATAACATCAAATGACAGTATCACAATATTGTTTAACGGTCATACAAATGACCGTAAACAAGTTTCTTTTCCATACCTGCATGAATCTGAAGCAATTTATTTAACACCAAACAATTAA